The following are encoded in a window of Chryseobacterium sp. genomic DNA:
- a CDS encoding PD-(D/E)XK nuclease family protein yields MNYNFIKDVSSLLEIYNLKRELSGENFNIFSIMSMESDEVFTHSALLAELLNPKGSHGLGERPLMLFIEQFLDENYPMDTTTASCRKEEHIGFTNEASTEGGRVDIVVKDLKGHVILIENKIYAAEQLNQLQRYRNNYPDAELFYLTLDGKESDQASSDQEFKIYRNLSYKEDICSWIEKCAQMAYDKPMLREILNQYLHLIKKLTNSTNNTEMTEKITDIITDNFEACLEIYKNFERVSLKIKDDLLEEMAASLKLEFPYLTISTGPHRDVKSIKLSGFTNGATMNFRFKNHKWPVISIRPETSDYEGAGLSGFKTDTVDGKIAAWWKILPVLTDDRLLPAQKQTTHDEILKQISDTVLSVKTASSAAIAN; encoded by the coding sequence ATGAATTACAATTTTATTAAGGATGTATCCAGTCTGCTGGAAATCTATAATTTGAAACGTGAGCTATCCGGGGAAAACTTCAATATTTTTTCCATCATGAGTATGGAGTCAGATGAAGTCTTTACCCACTCCGCGTTGCTGGCAGAGCTTTTAAATCCAAAAGGGAGTCATGGACTAGGAGAGAGACCTCTTATGCTATTTATTGAGCAGTTCCTGGACGAGAATTACCCAATGGACACAACAACTGCATCATGCAGGAAAGAAGAGCATATTGGCTTTACAAATGAGGCAAGTACTGAGGGCGGACGGGTTGATATTGTTGTCAAGGATTTAAAAGGGCATGTGATACTTATTGAAAACAAGATTTATGCGGCTGAGCAGCTGAATCAACTGCAGCGGTACAGAAACAACTATCCGGATGCAGAATTATTTTATCTTACGCTGGATGGTAAAGAAAGTGACCAGGCCAGTAGTGATCAGGAATTTAAAATATACAGAAATTTGTCCTACAAAGAGGATATTTGTTCATGGATTGAAAAGTGCGCACAAATGGCATATGACAAACCTATGCTTCGTGAGATTTTGAACCAATATCTTCATCTAATCAAAAAATTAACTAATTCCACAAACAATACTGAAATGACTGAAAAAATTACTGATATTATAACCGACAACTTCGAAGCCTGCCTGGAGATCTATAAAAACTTTGAGCGCGTATCCTTAAAAATCAAAGATGATTTGCTGGAAGAGATGGCCGCCTCATTAAAATTGGAATTCCCATATTTAACTATTTCTACAGGTCCGCACAGAGATGTGAAGTCCATTAAACTTTCAGGTTTTACAAATGGTGCTACAATGAATTTCAGATTTAAGAATCACAAATGGCCGGTAATCAGCATTCGTCCTGAGACATCTGATTACGAGGGCGCAGGGTTAAGCGGTTTCAAAACTGACACCGTTGACGGCAAGATTGCCGCATGGTGGAAAATACTTCCAGTCCTGACAGACGACCGCCTTCTGCCCGCCCAAAAACAGACAACACATGACGAAATTCTTAAGCAAATCTCAGATACAGTACTTTCTGTAAAGACTGCCAGTTCAGCAGCCATCGCGAATTGA